In Zingiber officinale cultivar Zhangliang chromosome 1A, Zo_v1.1, whole genome shotgun sequence, a genomic segment contains:
- the LOC122027299 gene encoding transcription factor BHLH089-like isoform X2, whose amino-acid sequence MMQLNKFLSLLHTVLRSLRSPTFLLSASHRSEATQLATPHAPRLIYIASMDPPSMPSLGPETWTFPMVGGQPGLGPPIRRPGGRASTGVSMDNAKSAGSVKGRRKRKDLASSEDDSSKFVSTSDGHDLMDHEAKRPNGVSAEENGNAKTEVEASSGMCDKINDENPQPAEPPKQDYIHVRARRGQATDNHSLAERARREKISERMKILQDLVPGCNKVIGKACILDEIINYIQALQSQVEFLSLKLEAVTTSMNSGFEVVTVKDFGAQGHDTVSSLTFTPHDTREYEQSSATDWLHMQIGAAVERVT is encoded by the exons ATGATGCAGCTCAATAAATTTCTCTCTCTCCTTCACACTGTTCTTCGCTCTCTCCGAAGCCCGACCTTCCTCCTCTCCGCTAGCCACAGATCCGAAGCAACCCAGCTCGCTACACCGCATGCTCCAAGGTTAATATACATTGCTTCGATGGATCCGCCGTCAATGCCGTCGCTGGGACCGGAGACATGGACTTTCCCCATGGTCGGAGGGCAGCCGGGCTTAGGGCCCCCGATCCGGCGACCGGGCGGTAGGGCTTCGACGGGGGTTTCAATGGACAACGCGAAAAGCGCCGGGAGTGTCaaagggagaaggaagaggaaggatTTGGCTTCGTCCGAGGACGACTCGTCCAAGTTTGTCTCCACCAGTGACGGCCATGACTTG ATGGACCATGAAGCTAAACGCCCTAACGGCGTGAGCGCCGAAGAGAACGGCAATGCAAAAACTGAGGTGGAGGCAAGTTCAGGCATGTGTGATAAGATAAATGATGAAAATCCTCAACCTGCCGAACCGCCAAAGCAGGACTACATCCATGTGAGGGCCAGGAGGGGTCAAGCAACAGACAACCACAGCCTGGCTGAAAGA GCAAGGAGAGAGAAGATAAGTGAGCGAATGAAGATTCTTCAGGATTTGGTGCCAGGTTGTAATAAG GTGATTGGCAAAGCATGTATTCTGGATGAGATAATAAATTACATTCAGGCTCTACAGAGCCAGGTCGAG TTCCTATCACTGAAGCTTGAAGCAGTCACTACTAGCATGAATTCAGGTTTTGAGGTTGTCACGGTTAAAGAT TTTGGTGCACAGGGACATGACACGGTTTCCAGTTTGACATTCACTCCGCATGACACTAGGGAATATGAGCAAAGTTCAGCAACAGATTGGCTTCATATGCAGATTGGTGCTGCAGTGGAGAGAGTGACATAA
- the LOC122027312 gene encoding protein PTST homolog 2, chloroplastic-like isoform X1 — MSSFFRSLPKPRFGLQLHPKIDSLAGFDRFRRCASFAPVAEIASDRIKSFALFDTSTTRFCSRSKRRKNIFHKAFAEQEVDEFEIRKRSMDVEAEIYEFMQNSAKPRVFPTKQELIAAGRADLVDYVMALGGWLTFGWDINDNEVDDRLQSAGRVELEDGKVRPERATVTVLPANDEAAEDGRVYQERASNDSLMIAHIGSDGSEYCSSAPSSSGRSLETEDWEASGVEGILHRLEKERNLSFVTSRKVVNGQDSCRKSMVDRDEKKLVADKLNIQSNGGNTISESSECETCISQNDHINEVETKFKDVNGTKGAFPDTWRSWSLQRAHFSLTDFEAGEIVPNDDGRLSEDHPLDVEFSNKKFLLQEQNSTSYNQTDEKVVNESKIHSPLHLEVDLYSAAHILQARVDDATSQKQNSLYEQHILSDALEFQETEIIKARNMLKSIQAKSKVLHGKLSLEIREAQKILEMKQSKITVVKQPLSLLRATYIIWPNSASEVLLAGSFDGWTSQIIFLVTVNLTIWTGYTQRKMERSNSDTFSLQLKLYPGRFEIKFIVDGVWRVDPLRPTVNNNGHTNNLLVIE, encoded by the exons ATGTCTTCCTTTTTCCGCTCTCTCCCTAAACCTAGATTCGGGCTTCAATTACATCCCAAGATCGATTCTTTGGCGGGTTTCGATCGATTTCGGCGTTGCGCTTCTTTTGCTCCCGTTGCCGAAATTGCTTCCGACAGGATCAAGTCGTTTGCGCTCTTCGATACCTCAACGACGAGATTCTGTAGTAGGAGCAAGAGGAGGAAAAATATCTTTCATAAGGCTTTTGCAGAACAAGAGGTGGATGAATTCGAGATTCGGAAGAGGAGTATGGATGTTGAAGCTGAGATTTACGAGTTCATGCAGAACTCCGCGAAGCCGAGGGTTTTTCCGACCAAGCAGGAGCTCATTGCTGCAGGGAGGGCGGATTTAGTGGATTACGTGATGGCTCTCGGTGGATGGCTTACATTTGGTTGGGACATTAATGATAATGAGGTAGATGATAGGTTGCAATCGGCAGGTAGAGTGGAGCTGGAAGACGGGAAAGTAAGACCAGAGAGGGCTACGGTAACTGTTCTTCCGGCGAACGATGAAGCTGCTGAAGATGGTAGAGTTTACCAAGAGAGGGCTTCTAACGATTCTTTGATGATTGCTCATATAGGTTCTGATGGTTCTGAGTATTGTTCCTCCGCGCCATCTTCTTCCGGGAGATCATT GGAGACAGAGGATTGGGAAGCCAGTGGGGTTGAGGGGATATTGCACAGGCTGGAAAAAGAGAGGAACTTGTCTTTTGTTACAAGTAGAAAGGTAGTAAATGGTCAGGACTCGTGCAGGAAATCTATGGTTGATCGAGATGAAAAAA AGTTAGTTGCTGACAAACTTAATATTCAGAGTAATGGGGGAAACACTATATCCGAGTCATCAGAATGTGAAACTTGCATTTCACAAAATGATCATATAAATGAGGTAGAAACAAAATTTAAAGATGTCAACGGCACAAAAGGTGCATTTCCTGACACGTGGAGGAGTTGGAGTCTTCAAAGGGCTCACTTTTCTTTGACAGATTTTGAAG CTGGTGAAATTGTCCCCAATGATGACGGAAGGCTCTCAGAGGATCACCCTTTAGATGTTGAATTTTCTAATAAAAAGTTTCTTCTACAAGAACAGAACTCTACATCTTATAATCAAACAGATGAAAAGGTAGTCAATGAAAGTAAGATACATTCACCTCTTCATTTGGAGGTTGATCTTTATTCTGCTGCTCACATACTTCAAGCTAGAGTTGATGATGCTACTTCACAAAAG CAAAACTCATTATATGAGCAACATATTCTTTCTGATGCCTTGGAATtccaagaaactgaaattattaAAGCCAGAAATATGTTGAAATCTATTCAAGCAAAATCGAAGGTTCTACATGGAAAATTATCACTTGAGATTAG GGAAGCACAGAAAATATTAGAGATGAAACAGAGTAAAATTACTGTTGTCAAACAGCCTTTATCACTGCTTCGTGCAACCTATATCATCTGGCCTAACTCTGCTTCAGAGGTTTTGCTTGCAGGATCTTTTGATGGATGGACTAGTCAG ATCATTTTTCTCGTGACTGTAAATCTAACAATATGGACGGGCTATACTCAGAGAAAGATGGAAAGATCAAACTCAGACACTTTCTCTTTACAGCTAAAGTTGTATCCTGGAAGATTTGAG ATCAAGTTCATTGTTGATGGTGTGTGGAGAGTTGATCCACTTCGACCTACTGTGAACAACAATGGTCACACGAATAACCTTCTCGTCATTGAATGA
- the LOC122027312 gene encoding protein PTST homolog 2, chloroplastic-like isoform X3 has protein sequence MSSFFRSLPKPRFGLQLHPKIDSLAGFDRFRRCASFAPVAEIASDRIKSFALFDTSTTRFCSRSKRRKNIFHKAFAEQEVDEFEIRKRSMDVEAEIYEFMQNSAKPRVFPTKQELIAAGRADLVDYVMALGGWLTFGWDINDNEVDDRLQSAGRVELEDGKVRPERATVTVLPANDEAAEDGRVYQERASNDSLMIAHIGSDGSEYCSSAPSSSGRSLETEDWEASGVEGILHRLEKERNLSFVTSRKVVNGQDSCRKSMVDRDEKKLVADKLNIQSNGGNTISESSECETCISQNDHINEVETKFKDVNGTKGAFPDTWRSWSLQRAHFSLTDFEAGEIVPNDDGRLSEDHPLDVEFSNKKFLLQEQNSTSYNQTDEKVVNESKIHSPLHLEVDLYSAAHILQARVDDATSQKQNSLYEQHILSDALEFQETEIIKARNMLKSIQAKSKVLHGKLSLEIREAQKILEMKQSKITVVKQPLSLLRATYIIWPNSASEVLLAGSFDGWTSQFNYRHPAMFLDHFSRDCKSNNMDGLYSEKDGKIKLRHFLFTAKVVSWKI, from the exons ATGTCTTCCTTTTTCCGCTCTCTCCCTAAACCTAGATTCGGGCTTCAATTACATCCCAAGATCGATTCTTTGGCGGGTTTCGATCGATTTCGGCGTTGCGCTTCTTTTGCTCCCGTTGCCGAAATTGCTTCCGACAGGATCAAGTCGTTTGCGCTCTTCGATACCTCAACGACGAGATTCTGTAGTAGGAGCAAGAGGAGGAAAAATATCTTTCATAAGGCTTTTGCAGAACAAGAGGTGGATGAATTCGAGATTCGGAAGAGGAGTATGGATGTTGAAGCTGAGATTTACGAGTTCATGCAGAACTCCGCGAAGCCGAGGGTTTTTCCGACCAAGCAGGAGCTCATTGCTGCAGGGAGGGCGGATTTAGTGGATTACGTGATGGCTCTCGGTGGATGGCTTACATTTGGTTGGGACATTAATGATAATGAGGTAGATGATAGGTTGCAATCGGCAGGTAGAGTGGAGCTGGAAGACGGGAAAGTAAGACCAGAGAGGGCTACGGTAACTGTTCTTCCGGCGAACGATGAAGCTGCTGAAGATGGTAGAGTTTACCAAGAGAGGGCTTCTAACGATTCTTTGATGATTGCTCATATAGGTTCTGATGGTTCTGAGTATTGTTCCTCCGCGCCATCTTCTTCCGGGAGATCATT GGAGACAGAGGATTGGGAAGCCAGTGGGGTTGAGGGGATATTGCACAGGCTGGAAAAAGAGAGGAACTTGTCTTTTGTTACAAGTAGAAAGGTAGTAAATGGTCAGGACTCGTGCAGGAAATCTATGGTTGATCGAGATGAAAAAA AGTTAGTTGCTGACAAACTTAATATTCAGAGTAATGGGGGAAACACTATATCCGAGTCATCAGAATGTGAAACTTGCATTTCACAAAATGATCATATAAATGAGGTAGAAACAAAATTTAAAGATGTCAACGGCACAAAAGGTGCATTTCCTGACACGTGGAGGAGTTGGAGTCTTCAAAGGGCTCACTTTTCTTTGACAGATTTTGAAG CTGGTGAAATTGTCCCCAATGATGACGGAAGGCTCTCAGAGGATCACCCTTTAGATGTTGAATTTTCTAATAAAAAGTTTCTTCTACAAGAACAGAACTCTACATCTTATAATCAAACAGATGAAAAGGTAGTCAATGAAAGTAAGATACATTCACCTCTTCATTTGGAGGTTGATCTTTATTCTGCTGCTCACATACTTCAAGCTAGAGTTGATGATGCTACTTCACAAAAG CAAAACTCATTATATGAGCAACATATTCTTTCTGATGCCTTGGAATtccaagaaactgaaattattaAAGCCAGAAATATGTTGAAATCTATTCAAGCAAAATCGAAGGTTCTACATGGAAAATTATCACTTGAGATTAG GGAAGCACAGAAAATATTAGAGATGAAACAGAGTAAAATTACTGTTGTCAAACAGCCTTTATCACTGCTTCGTGCAACCTATATCATCTGGCCTAACTCTGCTTCAGAGGTTTTGCTTGCAGGATCTTTTGATGGATGGACTAGTCAG TTTAATTATCGCCATCCAGCAATGTTTTTAGATCATTTTTCTCGTGACTGTAAATCTAACAATATGGACGGGCTATACTCAGAGAAAGATGGAAAGATCAAACTCAGACACTTTCTCTTTACAGCTAAAGTTGTATCCTGGAAGATTTGA
- the LOC122027312 gene encoding protein PTST homolog 2, chloroplastic-like isoform X2: protein MSSFFRSLPKPRFGLQLHPKIDSLAGFDRFRRCASFAPVAEIASDRIKSFALFDTSTTRFCSRSKRRKNIFHKAFAEQEVDEFEIRKRSMDVEAEIYEFMQNSAKPRVFPTKQELIAAGRADLVDYVMALGGWLTFGWDINDNEVDDRLQSAGRVELEDGKVRPERATVTVLPANDEAAEDGRVYQERASNDSLMIAHIGSDGSEYCSSAPSSSGRSLETEDWEASGVEGILHRLEKERNLSFVTSRKVVNGQDSCRKSMVDRDEKKLVADKLNIQSNGGNTISESSECETCISQNDHINEVETKFKDVNGTKGAFPDTWRSWSLQRAHFSLTDFEAGEIVPNDDGRLSEDHPLDVEFSNKKFLLQEQNSTSYNQTDEKVVNESKIHSPLHLEVDLYSAAHILQARVDDATSQKQNSLYEQHILSDALEFQETEIIKARNMLKSIQAKSKVLHGKLSLEIREAQKILEMKQSKITVVKQPLSLLRATYIIWPNSASEVLLAGSFDGWTSQRKMERSNSDTFSLQLKLYPGRFEIKFIVDGVWRVDPLRPTVNNNGHTNNLLVIE from the exons ATGTCTTCCTTTTTCCGCTCTCTCCCTAAACCTAGATTCGGGCTTCAATTACATCCCAAGATCGATTCTTTGGCGGGTTTCGATCGATTTCGGCGTTGCGCTTCTTTTGCTCCCGTTGCCGAAATTGCTTCCGACAGGATCAAGTCGTTTGCGCTCTTCGATACCTCAACGACGAGATTCTGTAGTAGGAGCAAGAGGAGGAAAAATATCTTTCATAAGGCTTTTGCAGAACAAGAGGTGGATGAATTCGAGATTCGGAAGAGGAGTATGGATGTTGAAGCTGAGATTTACGAGTTCATGCAGAACTCCGCGAAGCCGAGGGTTTTTCCGACCAAGCAGGAGCTCATTGCTGCAGGGAGGGCGGATTTAGTGGATTACGTGATGGCTCTCGGTGGATGGCTTACATTTGGTTGGGACATTAATGATAATGAGGTAGATGATAGGTTGCAATCGGCAGGTAGAGTGGAGCTGGAAGACGGGAAAGTAAGACCAGAGAGGGCTACGGTAACTGTTCTTCCGGCGAACGATGAAGCTGCTGAAGATGGTAGAGTTTACCAAGAGAGGGCTTCTAACGATTCTTTGATGATTGCTCATATAGGTTCTGATGGTTCTGAGTATTGTTCCTCCGCGCCATCTTCTTCCGGGAGATCATT GGAGACAGAGGATTGGGAAGCCAGTGGGGTTGAGGGGATATTGCACAGGCTGGAAAAAGAGAGGAACTTGTCTTTTGTTACAAGTAGAAAGGTAGTAAATGGTCAGGACTCGTGCAGGAAATCTATGGTTGATCGAGATGAAAAAA AGTTAGTTGCTGACAAACTTAATATTCAGAGTAATGGGGGAAACACTATATCCGAGTCATCAGAATGTGAAACTTGCATTTCACAAAATGATCATATAAATGAGGTAGAAACAAAATTTAAAGATGTCAACGGCACAAAAGGTGCATTTCCTGACACGTGGAGGAGTTGGAGTCTTCAAAGGGCTCACTTTTCTTTGACAGATTTTGAAG CTGGTGAAATTGTCCCCAATGATGACGGAAGGCTCTCAGAGGATCACCCTTTAGATGTTGAATTTTCTAATAAAAAGTTTCTTCTACAAGAACAGAACTCTACATCTTATAATCAAACAGATGAAAAGGTAGTCAATGAAAGTAAGATACATTCACCTCTTCATTTGGAGGTTGATCTTTATTCTGCTGCTCACATACTTCAAGCTAGAGTTGATGATGCTACTTCACAAAAG CAAAACTCATTATATGAGCAACATATTCTTTCTGATGCCTTGGAATtccaagaaactgaaattattaAAGCCAGAAATATGTTGAAATCTATTCAAGCAAAATCGAAGGTTCTACATGGAAAATTATCACTTGAGATTAG GGAAGCACAGAAAATATTAGAGATGAAACAGAGTAAAATTACTGTTGTCAAACAGCCTTTATCACTGCTTCGTGCAACCTATATCATCTGGCCTAACTCTGCTTCAGAGGTTTTGCTTGCAGGATCTTTTGATGGATGGACTAGTCAG AGAAAGATGGAAAGATCAAACTCAGACACTTTCTCTTTACAGCTAAAGTTGTATCCTGGAAGATTTGAG ATCAAGTTCATTGTTGATGGTGTGTGGAGAGTTGATCCACTTCGACCTACTGTGAACAACAATGGTCACACGAATAACCTTCTCGTCATTGAATGA
- the LOC122027299 gene encoding transcription factor BHLH089-like isoform X1: MMQLNKFLSLLHTVLRSLRSPTFLLSASHRSEATQLATPHAPRLIYIASMDPPSMPSLGPETWTFPMVGGQPGLGPPIRRPGGRASTGVSMDNAKSAGSVKGRRKRKDLASSEDDSSKFVSTSDGHDLMDHEAKRPNGVSAEENGNAKTEVEASSGMCDKINDENPQPAEPPKQDYIHVRARRGQATDNHSLAERARREKISERMKILQDLVPGCNKVIGKACILDEIINYIQALQSQVESYIILQFLSLKLEAVTTSMNSGFEVVTVKDFGAQGHDTVSSLTFTPHDTREYEQSSATDWLHMQIGAAVERVT; this comes from the exons ATGATGCAGCTCAATAAATTTCTCTCTCTCCTTCACACTGTTCTTCGCTCTCTCCGAAGCCCGACCTTCCTCCTCTCCGCTAGCCACAGATCCGAAGCAACCCAGCTCGCTACACCGCATGCTCCAAGGTTAATATACATTGCTTCGATGGATCCGCCGTCAATGCCGTCGCTGGGACCGGAGACATGGACTTTCCCCATGGTCGGAGGGCAGCCGGGCTTAGGGCCCCCGATCCGGCGACCGGGCGGTAGGGCTTCGACGGGGGTTTCAATGGACAACGCGAAAAGCGCCGGGAGTGTCaaagggagaaggaagaggaaggatTTGGCTTCGTCCGAGGACGACTCGTCCAAGTTTGTCTCCACCAGTGACGGCCATGACTTG ATGGACCATGAAGCTAAACGCCCTAACGGCGTGAGCGCCGAAGAGAACGGCAATGCAAAAACTGAGGTGGAGGCAAGTTCAGGCATGTGTGATAAGATAAATGATGAAAATCCTCAACCTGCCGAACCGCCAAAGCAGGACTACATCCATGTGAGGGCCAGGAGGGGTCAAGCAACAGACAACCACAGCCTGGCTGAAAGA GCAAGGAGAGAGAAGATAAGTGAGCGAATGAAGATTCTTCAGGATTTGGTGCCAGGTTGTAATAAG GTGATTGGCAAAGCATGTATTCTGGATGAGATAATAAATTACATTCAGGCTCTACAGAGCCAGGTCGAG TCTTATATTATATTGCAGTTCCTATCACTGAAGCTTGAAGCAGTCACTACTAGCATGAATTCAGGTTTTGAGGTTGTCACGGTTAAAGAT TTTGGTGCACAGGGACATGACACGGTTTCCAGTTTGACATTCACTCCGCATGACACTAGGGAATATGAGCAAAGTTCAGCAACAGATTGGCTTCATATGCAGATTGGTGCTGCAGTGGAGAGAGTGACATAA